In Streptomyces sp. NBC_00683, the DNA window GGACCGCCTCGAGCCGGGCCGTCCCGGCTACCGCCGGATGAGCTTCGCGCTGTTCGCCGCCGGGATCGCGACCTTCGCACTCCTCTACTCCACCCAGGCGCTGCTGCCCGCCGTCTCCGCGTCCTTCGGCGCCACGGCCGGCCAGGCGAGCTGGACGGTCTCCGCGGCGACCGGAGCGCTGGCACTGTGCGTGCTGCCGCTGAGCGCCCTCTCGGAGCGCTTCGGGCGGCGTCAGATGATGACGGCCTCACTGACGGTCGCGGTACTGGTCGGGCTGCTCGTCCCGTTCGCCCCGTCGCTCGGCTGGCTGATCGCGCTGCGCGTGATCCAGGGTGCGGCGCTGGCCGGACTGCCGGCCTCGGCGATGGCGTACCTGGCCGAGGAGGTGCGGCCCAAGGCACTGGTGGCCGCGATCGGCCTGTTCGTGGCGGGCAACAGCATCGGCGGCATGAGCGGCCGGATCCTCGCCGGATGGGTCGCCCAGCTGTGGGGCTGGCGCGCCGCGCTCGGCGCGATCGGGCTCCTCGCCCTCGCCTGCGCGGTCGTCTTCCACTTCATGATCCCGAAGGCCCGTAACTTCACCCCCGGTTCGCTGAACCCGAGGGCCCTGGCGAAGACGGTCGGGGGACACCTCTCCGACCCGCTCCTGCGCCGGCTGTACGCGATCGGCGCCCTGTTCATGACGGTGTTCGGCGCGGTGTACACCGTGATCGGCTACCGGCTCGTCGGGGCTCCGTTCAACCTCCCGCAGGGCATCGTCGGTTCGATCTTC includes these proteins:
- a CDS encoding MFS transporter, which encodes MPPASTGASTIVLGASTPSLPVAAVPAPDPDRLEPGRPGYRRMSFALFAAGIATFALLYSTQALLPAVSASFGATAGQASWTVSAATGALALCVLPLSALSERFGRRQMMTASLTVAVLVGLLVPFAPSLGWLIALRVIQGAALAGLPASAMAYLAEEVRPKALVAAIGLFVAGNSIGGMSGRILAGWVAQLWGWRAALGAIGLLALACAVVFHFMIPKARNFTPGSLNPRALAKTVGGHLSDPLLRRLYAIGALFMTVFGAVYTVIGYRLVGAPFNLPQGIVGSIFLIYLVGTLSSAAAGRLVARLGRRGALYLAVSTTAAGLLLSLADVLAAVLLGLVLITAGFFAGHAVASSSVSRTATTGRAQASALYQSAYYLGSSAGGTLGAVAFHTGGWAATVALGLLAVLGVVSITLYGTRAARAERRLALPSAAMQN